In Acidobacteriota bacterium, a genomic segment contains:
- a CDS encoding UDP-N-acetylmuramoyl-L-alanyl-D-glutamate--2,6-diaminopimelate ligase: MKIKKLLEELSFISFKGNLEQEVTGITHNSKEVKQGFIFIAIKGMNFDGNNFIEEAINRGAGCIVSEMPPKANMTWVQVNDSRSALSRMSKIFFENPSEKLNLIGVTGTNGKTSVTFMMKDILEEAGLLPGIIGTLSYQWLDKEIVADRTTPEADQITKILNEMVSDGITHCAMEVSSHSLELKRVEDLNFKIAIFTNLTGDHLDYHGTMENYYRAKKKLFSLLDEKNGWAIINVDDQYGKRLITELNSCYLLYSVNEKSDVYPVKYNLGKDGIKSLVYTPLGEFEIESSLLGKPNLYNLLACIGACLSLKIPLEKISYGIRKIGDIKGRLELVPNDLGLNVFVDYAHSDDSLRNILETVRELKPKRIILVFGAGGDRDRLKRPRMGEVAAKSADFTIITSDNPRSENPIDIIKDIEVGFNKIKSTDYTILPDREEAIFKAIEMAEDGDAVIIAGKGHENYQVFKDKILPFSDREVAERALKVKRENV, from the coding sequence ATGAAAATTAAAAAATTATTGGAAGAGTTAAGTTTTATAAGCTTTAAAGGAAATTTAGAGCAGGAAGTTACCGGAATCACCCATAACTCAAAAGAAGTAAAGCAGGGTTTTATATTCATAGCTATAAAGGGAATGAATTTTGATGGAAATAATTTCATAGAAGAAGCAATCAATCGAGGAGCTGGATGTATAGTTAGTGAAATGCCTCCCAAGGCTAATATGACATGGGTTCAGGTAAATGATTCCCGGTCAGCTCTATCAAGAATGAGTAAAATTTTCTTCGAGAACCCAAGCGAAAAGTTAAATCTGATCGGTGTAACTGGAACTAATGGGAAAACTTCTGTCACATTTATGATGAAAGACATTCTTGAAGAAGCAGGACTTTTACCAGGAATTATCGGAACTTTATCCTATCAATGGCTCGATAAGGAAATAGTTGCGGATAGAACCACTCCAGAGGCTGACCAGATAACCAAGATTTTAAACGAAATGGTCTCAGATGGAATAACTCATTGTGCTATGGAAGTATCTTCCCATTCGCTGGAACTAAAAAGAGTTGAAGATTTGAATTTCAAGATTGCCATATTTACAAACCTGACAGGAGATCATCTGGACTATCATGGGACGATGGAAAATTATTACAGAGCAAAAAAGAAGCTTTTTTCTCTGCTGGATGAAAAAAATGGTTGGGCAATCATAAATGTGGATGACCAATATGGTAAAAGATTAATTACTGAACTAAATTCTTGCTATTTATTATATTCAGTAAATGAAAAATCTGATGTTTATCCTGTAAAATATAATTTAGGAAAAGATGGAATCAAATCTTTAGTTTATACCCCTTTAGGAGAATTTGAGATTGAGAGTTCTTTACTGGGAAAACCAAATCTTTATAACTTGCTGGCCTGTATTGGAGCCTGCCTTTCGTTGAAAATTCCCCTGGAAAAAATTTCTTATGGAATAAGGAAAATTGGAGATATAAAGGGAAGATTGGAACTTGTGCCCAATGATCTCGGACTTAACGTATTTGTAGATTATGCTCACTCTGATGATTCTTTAAGAAATATTCTGGAAACTGTAAGAGAATTGAAACCAAAAAGAATAATCCTTGTTTTTGGAGCTGGCGGCGATAGAGATCGTTTAAAAAGACCGAGAATGGGAGAGGTAGCTGCGAAATCGGCTGATTTCACAATTATCACTTCAGATAATCCGAGGTCTGAAAATCCAATCGATATCATAAAGGATATTGAGGTTGGGTTTAATAAAATAAAAAGTACTGATTACACAATTCTTCCAGATAGAGAAGAGGCCATTTTTAAAGCGATTGAGATGGCAGAAGATGGAGATGCAGTAATTATAGCAGGAAAAGGCCATGAGAATTATCAGGTTTTCAAGGATAAAATTTTACCGTTTAGTGATAGAGAAGTAGCTGAGAGAGCATTGAAGGTTAAGAGAGAAAATGTGTGA
- a CDS encoding penicillin-binding transpeptidase domain-containing protein — translation MIKVLMSISKRRLENVFILCLIWTFLIVIRLAELQIFKHKEFKSKVLSQNQRVVEVNSKRGSIFDRNERILGESIETDSVYIIPSQIEDLNRVISILRNTLEISKDQERSIYEKIKQGKPFIWVKRKFQSERIYELKNMKLRGVGVLKEYKRIYPNDNLASHVLGGVGVDEQGLDGVEKEYDRHVLGKPGKMILYLDALQKEYLVSLMDEPEEGRDLYLTIDEVIQFILEKELKEGVNRFRAKEGIAIAMNPYSGEILGLANFPDYNPNNYSQTDSRFIRNRAIQKVFEPGSTFKIITACAALEERLVKPTDEFDCRGGGIELSGIFIRDHKNFSILSFSEILKYSSNSGIIQVGSLLGKENFFRYIKNVFQFGEKTGIDLPGEERGILRDISKWSNISLGEISMGQEIGVTAIQMIRAFSSIANGGYLVKPRIVKKISGWNSEELIKSDSSKKILTDYTVNIMKGILEKIPEDGTGTLASLKGFRVAGKTGTAQKIGEDGKYSTENFISSFIGYVPAENPIFSLIVVIDEPEGEHYGGKVSAPIFRSMTEKILMYLGVFSNSQERINIHLVSLRRSYEN, via the coding sequence ATGATTAAAGTATTGATGAGTATTTCTAAGAGAAGGTTAGAAAATGTTTTTATTCTGTGTTTAATATGGACCTTCCTGATAGTAATAAGGTTGGCTGAGCTTCAGATATTCAAGCATAAAGAATTCAAATCGAAAGTTTTATCCCAGAATCAGAGAGTTGTTGAAGTAAATTCGAAGAGAGGTTCAATATTTGATAGGAATGAGAGAATCCTCGGAGAAAGTATTGAAACTGATTCAGTTTATATAATTCCCTCTCAGATTGAAGATTTAAATAGAGTAATTTCTATTCTCAGGAATACTTTAGAAATTTCTAAAGACCAGGAAAGAAGTATTTATGAAAAAATAAAGCAGGGAAAGCCGTTTATCTGGGTGAAGAGGAAATTTCAAAGTGAGAGAATTTATGAATTGAAAAATATGAAACTCAGAGGGGTTGGTGTCTTAAAAGAATACAAAAGAATATACCCCAACGATAACTTGGCTTCTCATGTCCTGGGTGGTGTTGGAGTAGATGAGCAAGGTCTCGATGGAGTGGAGAAGGAATACGACAGACATGTTTTGGGAAAGCCTGGCAAGATGATTCTTTATCTTGATGCTTTACAAAAAGAATATTTAGTTTCTTTAATGGATGAGCCTGAGGAAGGAAGAGATTTATATCTTACAATTGATGAGGTAATCCAGTTTATCCTTGAAAAAGAGCTCAAGGAAGGAGTGAATAGGTTCAGGGCAAAAGAAGGAATTGCAATAGCAATGAATCCATACTCAGGGGAAATTCTTGGATTGGCAAATTTTCCTGACTATAATCCAAATAATTATTCCCAGACTGACTCACGATTCATCAGAAATAGAGCAATCCAGAAGGTATTTGAGCCAGGATCAACGTTTAAAATTATAACTGCCTGCGCAGCGCTTGAGGAAAGACTTGTTAAACCTACTGATGAATTTGACTGTAGAGGAGGAGGCATTGAGTTGAGCGGGATATTTATCAGAGATCATAAAAATTTTTCTATACTTTCTTTTTCTGAGATTTTGAAATATTCCTCAAATAGCGGAATAATTCAGGTCGGATCTCTTTTAGGTAAAGAGAATTTTTTCAGATACATCAAAAATGTATTTCAATTTGGAGAAAAAACTGGAATAGACCTTCCTGGAGAGGAAAGAGGGATCTTAAGAGATATTTCTAAATGGTCGAATATATCATTAGGAGAAATATCGATGGGTCAGGAAATTGGAGTAACAGCCATTCAGATGATAAGAGCTTTCTCTTCAATTGCAAATGGAGGATATCTTGTTAAACCAAGAATTGTAAAGAAAATATCTGGATGGAATTCTGAAGAGTTAATCAAATCCGATTCTTCTAAAAAAATTCTTACAGATTATACGGTAAACATAATGAAAGGAATTCTTGAAAAAATTCCAGAGGATGGCACAGGAACTCTGGCTTCTTTAAAGGGATTTAGAGTTGCAGGAAAAACTGGAACTGCCCAGAAGATTGGAGAAGATGGGAAATACTCAACAGAAAATTTTATCTCATCTTTTATAGGCTATGTGCCTGCTGAGAATCCGATTTTTTCTCTAATAGTTGTAATCGATGAACCAGAAGGTGAGCATTACGGAGGTAAAGTTTCAGCACCTATCTTTAGAAGTATGACAGAGAAGATTTTAATGTATTTAGGCGTGTTCTCTAATTCTCAGGAAAGAATTAACATCCATTTAGTTTCATTGAGAAGAAGCTATGAAAATTAA
- the ftsL gene encoding cell division protein FtsL yields MKNSMNLKITIVTLFLIFLIAIFYIYTHVEIIRLGYKIEDLKKKKDELEKEIKRLEIVKTNLLNLENVEKIAKEKLGMVPVDSSNIFIWDFKIDSKYLNKND; encoded by the coding sequence ATGAAAAATTCCATGAATTTAAAAATAACGATAGTCACATTATTTTTGATATTTTTAATAGCAATTTTTTATATATATACTCATGTAGAGATAATAAGGCTTGGATATAAAATTGAAGATTTGAAGAAGAAGAAGGATGAATTGGAAAAAGAAATAAAGAGATTGGAAATTGTAAAAACTAATTTATTGAATTTAGAAAATGTTGAAAAAATCGCAAAAGAAAAACTTGGCATGGTTCCAGTAGACTCATCCAACATATTTATATGGGATTTTAAAATTGATAGTAAATATTTAAATAAAAATGATTAA
- the rsmH gene encoding 16S rRNA (cytosine(1402)-N(4))-methyltransferase RsmH: protein MEHVPVMVEETLKHLNPERGGIYLDCTVGLGGHSKKILEASSPDGKLIGIEKDEESLLIAKKNLENFGDRATLFRGDFRDVFNLNLNLSKIKGVLFDLGISSYQLSVSERGFSHTFNGPLDMRIDRNQKKTAYEIVNHYSEKDLKKIFEGFMERRWIYKVVREILKKRKEKRIESTEELRLIIEKVFHWKPKRGRTHPAQKVFLAIRNEVNGELDSLGKFFIDFFRALQEGCRIVIISFHSLEDRIVKNAFKELSSNYLSILTKKPVCPSKEEVIRNPRARSSKLRAAVRI, encoded by the coding sequence ATGGAACATGTACCTGTAATGGTTGAAGAAACCTTGAAACATCTAAATCCTGAAAGGGGAGGGATATATTTAGATTGTACAGTAGGGTTGGGAGGTCATTCTAAAAAAATTCTTGAAGCTTCTTCTCCGGATGGAAAATTGATCGGGATCGAGAAGGATGAGGAATCTTTGTTGATTGCCAAGAAAAATTTAGAAAATTTTGGAGATAGGGCAACGCTTTTTAGAGGAGATTTCAGGGATGTATTCAATTTAAATCTAAATCTTTCAAAAATAAAAGGCGTTCTTTTCGATCTGGGAATCTCTTCATATCAACTTTCAGTTTCAGAGAGAGGATTCAGTCATACTTTCAATGGACCCCTTGATATGAGAATAGACAGGAATCAAAAAAAAACTGCCTATGAAATTGTTAACCATTATTCAGAAAAGGATTTGAAAAAAATTTTTGAAGGATTCATGGAAAGAAGATGGATATATAAAGTTGTCAGGGAAATTTTAAAAAAGAGAAAGGAAAAAAGAATAGAAAGTACTGAAGAATTAAGGCTTATAATAGAAAAAGTTTTTCACTGGAAACCAAAAAGAGGAAGGACCCATCCAGCTCAAAAAGTATTCCTGGCAATAAGAAATGAAGTAAACGGAGAACTTGATAGTTTAGGAAAATTTTTTATTGATTTTTTTAGAGCTTTACAAGAAGGTTGCAGGATAGTAATAATTTCTTTCCATTCTCTTGAGGATAGAATCGTTAAAAATGCTTTTAAAGAGCTTAGTAGTAATTACTTGTCTATACTTACGAAAAAACCTGTATGTCCATCAAAGGAGGAAGTTATCAGAAATCCAAGAGCAAGGTCATCAAAGTTAAGGGCAGCAGTCAGGATATAA
- a CDS encoding DUF1565 domain-containing protein, with protein sequence MKRLFVILISIFLTINISSCKSPTSPDENNPVTLTIYVDINNKTGIEDGTITYPYTSIVKAVTKGTQNTLIIVKQGHYREPELYLKEGMKLQGAGSETTTIERSKYGLITLSSGCEISGFTIMSQWSGTVLDPAIKGGGVKNIRISNNRFKYPDHRAIFLEGSSGSISNNQISGSNKVGGGISINVSDEIVIENNLIFSSGYALSIIGSSPIIRNNTIRDCRLGIDISMAVGNVISSPLISNNTIENNDDYGIRIAMFPCNADLGGGGRGSPGENIIRNNRKYDLLNQSPSSIYAKNNWWTHSTEFEIDKSDISDDDEGTGGQVIFLPFKK encoded by the coding sequence ATGAAAAGACTATTTGTAATATTAATTTCAATTTTTTTAACAATTAATATTTCATCCTGTAAATCTCCTACCTCTCCTGATGAAAACAACCCTGTAACTCTAACAATCTATGTTGATATAAACAACAAAACAGGAATAGAGGATGGAACAATTACCTACCCTTACACATCCATCGTAAAAGCTGTAACAAAGGGAACACAAAATACACTCATAATTGTAAAACAAGGCCATTACAGAGAGCCAGAGCTTTATCTAAAAGAAGGGATGAAGCTACAGGGAGCTGGCTCTGAGACAACAACAATTGAAAGATCAAAGTATGGACTTATAACACTTAGCTCTGGATGTGAGATATCAGGGTTTACGATAATGTCTCAATGGTCAGGAACAGTTTTAGATCCAGCAATCAAAGGAGGCGGTGTTAAAAATATAAGAATTTCAAACAATAGATTTAAGTATCCTGACCACAGAGCAATTTTTTTAGAAGGTTCAAGTGGGTCGATTTCAAATAATCAAATCTCAGGATCGAATAAAGTAGGAGGAGGGATAAGCATTAACGTATCTGACGAGATTGTTATAGAAAATAACTTAATATTTTCATCAGGTTATGCTTTAAGTATCATCGGTTCTTCTCCAATAATAAGAAATAATACTATTCGAGATTGCCGATTAGGAATAGATATTTCCATGGCAGTAGGAAATGTTATCTCTTCTCCTTTAATTTCCAATAATACAATTGAAAATAATGATGATTATGGAATAAGGATTGCAATGTTTCCCTGCAATGCAGACTTAGGAGGTGGAGGAAGGGGAAGTCCAGGAGAAAATATAATAAGAAATAACAGAAAGTATGATCTCCTTAATCAATCTCCATCCTCAATCTATGCTAAGAATAACTGGTGGACTCATTCAACAGAATTTGAAATAGACAAATCCGATATCTCAGATGATGATGAAGGAACAGGAGGCCAGGTAATATTTCTTCCTTTTAAGAAATAA
- the fbp gene encoding fructose-1,6-bisphosphate aldolase/phosphatase, whose translation MKITVSVLKADIGSIGGHITPGQELFNEIKNFVKKNGKDLIIDSYISFTGDDIAILMTHKRGVANPEIHKLAWDAFKTGTEVAKKLGLYGAGQDLLKDAFSGNVKGLGPGVAEMEFEERPNEPFIFFAADKTDPGAFNLPFYLAFADPMYCSGLILSPQMTNGFKFTIIDVDYIEKDKVIELNSPEDLYSIAALLRDNERFAIESIHSRSTGEPAVSISTTRLHHIAGKYTGKDDPIAIVRVQGAFPATGEVLAPYEIGHFVAGFMRGSHAGPLMPCKLGTTVSFFDGPPLVTGAAFSMKDGKLTGPIDVFDHPFWDYVRTQISEKAVSIRKQGFSGPAMLPYSELEYGGIVNILNSLDKRFQLREK comes from the coding sequence ATGAAAATTACTGTAAGCGTCTTAAAAGCAGATATAGGAAGTATTGGAGGACATATAACACCCGGTCAGGAATTATTTAATGAAATAAAAAATTTTGTGAAAAAAAATGGAAAAGATCTTATAATCGATAGCTATATCAGCTTCACCGGGGATGATATTGCAATATTGATGACACATAAAAGAGGGGTTGCAAACCCAGAAATTCACAAACTTGCATGGGATGCTTTTAAAACAGGGACTGAAGTTGCAAAAAAATTGGGACTTTATGGTGCTGGACAGGATCTTTTAAAAGATGCATTCTCGGGAAATGTAAAGGGACTAGGGCCTGGTGTCGCAGAGATGGAGTTTGAAGAAAGACCTAATGAACCATTTATCTTTTTCGCAGCTGATAAAACAGATCCAGGTGCTTTTAACTTACCTTTTTACTTAGCCTTTGCCGACCCCATGTACTGCTCAGGCCTTATATTAAGTCCTCAGATGACAAATGGGTTTAAATTCACGATAATTGATGTTGACTATATTGAAAAAGATAAAGTTATTGAATTAAACTCTCCAGAAGATTTATACAGCATTGCAGCACTTCTAAGGGATAATGAAAGATTTGCCATAGAAAGCATTCACAGCAGGTCAACCGGAGAGCCAGCTGTATCAATAAGCACAACAAGACTTCATCACATTGCAGGGAAGTATACTGGAAAAGATGATCCGATAGCAATAGTTAGAGTCCAGGGAGCTTTCCCTGCAACAGGAGAAGTATTAGCTCCTTATGAGATTGGCCATTTTGTTGCAGGTTTTATGAGGGGAAGCCATGCAGGACCACTTATGCCATGTAAACTTGGAACAACTGTTTCTTTCTTCGATGGACCTCCTCTTGTAACTGGAGCAGCATTCTCCATGAAGGATGGAAAACTTACAGGACCGATAGATGTTTTTGACCATCCATTCTGGGACTATGTCAGAACCCAGATATCAGAAAAGGCTGTTTCTATAAGAAAACAGGGTTTTTCAGGGCCTGCGATGCTTCCATATTCAGAGTTAGAATATGGAGGTATTGTGAATATCCTCAATTCTTTAGACAAAAGATTTCAGCTGAGAGAAAAGTAA
- a CDS encoding ABC transporter substrate-binding protein, whose translation MPIKMKRLKIVIGAIFLFIISCRQSIKNEVVESARSFPITLNPILATDEISAGIVDKIFSGLFRFDRKGFPEMDLASSYKLNENELSINLKENILWHDGKPFSSEDVIFTFNLMKDPDSPFPYKSDIEFIDRIEQINKNTLKITFKNKFAPYLTYLTFKILPSHILRKINSIEKFGENPIGTGPYKFEKIIPENKIVLSSFSKYFGGEPNIKKYTLVLNTDSLLTPLKLLNEEINLGEIEPEVALSIMNKTEFFKKINFNFYKKNSYTYLVFNLEKHPLNLREIRMAIVKSINRDSLLKNILRNYGEIPYSHIILKDWKNKNLKRYKFDPINSKKEIEKYGKEIKLTLLTNSESLLRKNVSTSIAKCLEDIGIIVKLEFIEYRTFLQKLKKGNFDMAISSVLFDLDPNISDVFHSEGVMNYSSFKSRELDKLLIMGKFTIELSQRKKIYDKVQEILWDEMPIFPLFSPFYIMGSSKKLDLKITPEIIGSTNSFSSFLNFWEIKN comes from the coding sequence ATGCCTATTAAAATGAAAAGACTGAAAATAGTAATAGGTGCTATATTCTTATTTATCATTTCCTGCCGTCAAAGCATAAAAAATGAAGTTGTAGAATCAGCAAGGTCATTTCCCATAACCCTTAATCCAATTCTTGCTACAGACGAAATATCTGCAGGAATTGTGGATAAAATATTCAGTGGGTTGTTCAGGTTCGACAGAAAGGGTTTTCCAGAAATGGACTTAGCTTCCTCTTACAAACTCAATGAAAATGAATTATCAATCAACCTTAAAGAAAACATTCTCTGGCACGATGGAAAACCATTTTCATCAGAAGATGTAATTTTTACATTTAATCTAATGAAAGACCCTGATTCTCCATTTCCATATAAGTCTGACATTGAATTTATAGACAGAATTGAACAAATAAATAAAAACACTCTGAAGATAACTTTTAAAAATAAATTTGCACCCTATCTCACATATCTTACTTTTAAAATTCTTCCTTCCCATATCCTTAGAAAAATAAATTCCATCGAAAAATTCGGAGAAAATCCCATCGGCACAGGTCCATATAAGTTTGAAAAGATAATTCCAGAGAATAAAATTGTATTAAGTTCTTTTTCAAAATATTTTGGGGGTGAACCAAATATAAAAAAATACACACTCGTATTGAATACAGACTCTCTCCTAACTCCACTCAAGTTACTCAACGAAGAGATTAATTTGGGAGAAATTGAACCAGAAGTTGCTCTCTCAATTATGAACAAAACTGAATTTTTTAAAAAAATTAATTTTAATTTCTACAAAAAAAATTCTTACACATATCTTGTTTTTAATCTGGAAAAACACCCTTTGAATTTAAGAGAAATCAGAATGGCAATCGTAAAATCAATTAATCGGGATTCTCTTTTAAAAAATATTCTGAGGAATTATGGAGAGATTCCTTATTCCCATATAATCTTAAAAGACTGGAAAAATAAAAATTTAAAAAGATACAAATTTGACCCGATTAATTCAAAAAAAGAAATCGAAAAATATGGAAAAGAAATTAAATTAACTCTTTTAACAAATTCAGAAAGCTTATTGAGAAAAAATGTATCAACTTCGATTGCAAAATGCCTGGAAGATATTGGAATTATTGTAAAACTTGAATTTATTGAATATCGAACATTCCTTCAAAAGTTAAAAAAAGGCAACTTCGATATGGCAATCTCCTCAGTTCTCTTCGATCTTGATCCAAACATTTCCGATGTATTTCATTCAGAAGGAGTTATGAATTATTCATCTTTTAAAAGCAGAGAGCTCGATAAACTCTTGATCATGGGAAAATTTACAATTGAATTAAGTCAGAGAAAAAAAATATATGATAAAGTTCAGGAAATACTCTGGGATGAGATGCCAATCTTTCCTCTTTTTTCTCCATTCTACATTATGGGAAGTAGTAAAAAATTGGATTTAAAAATAACCCCGGAAATTATTGGTTCAACAAACTCTTTTTCTTCATTTCTAAATTTCTGGGAGATAAAAAATTAA
- a CDS encoding pyridoxal phosphate-dependent aminotransferase has product MEEDKEYFNQDLLKIEISPIVAISEAMKGRNDVFHFYRGEINLNTPQQIINNIKKALDEGKTKYPKSAGEPPLKQHILEKLKKYNKINGLITDNIIVTAGGQEALNILFHLFYGRECASFSPVWSVVVEDFNQYSHQNINEIPFNKDMSINWERTENALAKSRFLYLNSPHNPTGKVFSEDELRKILELCKKNNTFIISDEAYEHIVFDDKEHISIASLPEAKDYENSIATVYTFSKTFALTGGRVGYIVTKNEKLNKVIKNTQYTHTAGISTFIQYGLVGAYDLEDEIKNRRNELQKRRDMIYETIARIDKISCSKPEGAFYFWLDLSKIAEDGYNYMLEKTRICGVPGTAFTKQYMAEYKPCVRLSYSAVDSEIIEEMIDNLYNKMVV; this is encoded by the coding sequence ATGGAAGAGGATAAAGAATATTTCAATCAGGATTTGCTTAAAATAGAGATATCCCCGATAGTTGCAATAAGTGAGGCGATGAAGGGGAGAAATGACGTTTTCCATTTTTATAGAGGAGAGATAAACCTGAACACACCCCAACAGATAATAAACAATATTAAAAAAGCGCTTGATGAGGGAAAAACAAAATATCCAAAAAGTGCTGGTGAGCCGCCCCTAAAACAGCACATCCTTGAGAAATTAAAAAAATATAACAAAATAAATGGTCTGATTACTGATAATATAATTGTAACAGCAGGAGGCCAGGAGGCACTCAACATTTTATTCCACCTTTTTTATGGTAGAGAATGTGCTTCCTTCTCGCCTGTATGGAGTGTTGTTGTAGAGGATTTCAATCAATATTCCCATCAAAATATAAATGAGATCCCTTTTAACAAAGATATGTCTATTAACTGGGAAAGGACAGAAAATGCCTTAGCAAAAAGCAGGTTTTTATATCTCAATAGTCCCCATAACCCTACAGGAAAGGTATTCTCAGAAGACGAACTGAGAAAAATCCTTGAATTGTGTAAAAAGAATAATACATTTATTATCTCAGACGAGGCATATGAACATATTGTATTTGATGACAAAGAACATATAAGCATTGCGTCCCTACCTGAAGCAAAGGACTATGAAAATTCCATTGCAACTGTCTATACTTTTTCAAAGACATTCGCCCTGACTGGCGGCCGCGTAGGTTATATTGTAACCAAGAATGAAAAATTAAACAAAGTAATAAAAAACACCCAATATACCCATACTGCAGGCATATCGACTTTCATACAATATGGACTTGTGGGCGCATATGATCTTGAAGATGAAATAAAAAATAGAAGAAATGAACTACAGAAAAGAAGGGATATGATATATGAAACAATTGCTAGAATAGATAAAATCTCATGTTCAAAACCAGAGGGCGCCTTCTATTTCTGGCTCGACCTCTCAAAAATTGCAGAGGATGGTTACAATTATATGCTTGAAAAAACACGGATATGTGGCGTCCCCGGTACTGCCTTTACAAAACAATATATGGCTGAGTATAAGCCCTGCGTACGGCTCTCTTACTCTGCAGTAGATAGTGAAATAATAGAAGAGATGATAGATAATCTTTATAATAAGATGGTTGTATAG
- a CDS encoding sigma-54 dependent transcriptional regulator: MSKEKEIFKSKEKIKSAEYTFEDIVGYDDIKAKAQFLSKADVDILLQGETGVGKEMFAEAIHNESKRKEKRFVVVDCTSIPEKLFESELFGHKKGSFTDAHEDKEGKIEYADGGTIFLDEISELPLESQAKLLRVLETKRFSRVGENKERKFNGRFILSTNKNLDKLRKEGKFREDLLFRINSFFFYIPPLREKKKEIPKIVDYYWMKLNEERNTTIDPPSKHEVSQILKYNFPGNVRELKNFLSRVHLYSSLEKNYKKRKEILQKEIKILLREEKIKSLDEIIEEHIRYVLNRTNSIREAARVLGISRMTLYRKIKRFHIDIL; encoded by the coding sequence GTGAGTAAGGAAAAAGAAATATTTAAATCCAAAGAAAAAATAAAATCAGCAGAATACACATTTGAAGATATCGTTGGATATGATGATATAAAGGCGAAAGCTCAATTTCTCTCAAAAGCGGATGTAGATATTCTCCTCCAGGGTGAAACAGGTGTAGGAAAAGAAATGTTTGCAGAAGCAATTCACAATGAAAGTAAAAGGAAAGAGAAAAGATTTGTAGTAGTTGACTGTACATCAATTCCAGAGAAACTATTCGAATCAGAACTCTTCGGACATAAAAAAGGCTCATTCACAGATGCTCATGAAGATAAAGAAGGAAAAATTGAATATGCAGATGGAGGAACTATATTTTTAGATGAAATCTCTGAACTTCCTTTAGAATCCCAGGCAAAACTTCTAAGAGTTCTGGAGACAAAGAGATTCTCAAGAGTTGGAGAAAATAAAGAAAGAAAATTCAATGGGAGGTTTATTCTCTCAACAAACAAAAACTTAGATAAATTAAGAAAAGAAGGAAAATTCAGAGAAGACCTTCTCTTCCGAATAAACTCCTTCTTTTTTTATATACCTCCCCTAAGGGAGAAGAAAAAAGAGATTCCTAAAATAGTAGATTACTACTGGATGAAATTAAATGAAGAGAGAAATACAACCATTGATCCACCCTCCAAACATGAAGTATCTCAAATCTTAAAATACAACTTCCCAGGAAATGTAAGAGAACTTAAAAATTTCTTAAGCAGAGTCCATTTATATTCTTCATTAGAAAAAAATTACAAAAAAAGAAAAGAGATTCTTCAAAAAGAGATAAAGATTCTTCTCAGAGAAGAGAAAATAAAATCCTTAGATGAAATAATAGAGGAACATATTCGATATGTCCTTAATAGAACAAATAGTATCAGAGAAGCAGCAAGGGTTCTTGGGATAAGCAGGATGACCCTTTATAGAAAAATAAAGAGATTTCACATAGATATCCTCTAA